TGAACGAGCGGCGCAGCGACGAGCCGCGGTGCCCCGAGGTGCCGAAGGCGACGCGCTGCGCGGGATCCTCGACGTCCGGCTTGTCGGCGTAGTAGAGCGCCACGAGGCGCGGCACGTTGGCGAGGATCGAGGCGGGGGCCGGCTTGCCGGCGAGAGGGCTTCTGCTCATCGCGCGTCTCCCTGATCGTTCGGGGCATCTTACGCGTCTCCGCGGCCGCCGGGGCGGCGCGGGAACCGCCGCCGCGCGGCGCTGTCCAACGAGGCGGAGGGGCCGCGGGGCGCGCCGCGGCGGGAGTCGCGGCCCCGCGCGACGGAGGACTTGCGCGGTGGCGCCGCGCGACGCGATCGAGCATCGCGCGGCCCCGCGCGACGGAGGACTTGTGGCGGCCACGGCGACGGCGGAGTGGGGCATACTCGGCGCGATGAGCGGAACGCGCGGCGCCGGCCGCCCCCTGGAAGAGGACGCGCTCCTCGCGCGGGCCCGCGCGGGGGACCGCGACGCGTTCGGACTGCTCGTCGAGCGGCACCTGGCGCACGTCTGGCGCGTCGCCTTCCGCATCGTGCGCGACGAGGCCGACGCCGAGGACGTGGCGCAGGAGACGTTCCTCGCCGCGTGGCGCGCCCTCGCGACGTTCCGCGGCGAGGCGCTCTTCTCGACCTGGCTGCACCGGATCGCCGTCGCCCGCGCCCTCAACCACCTCGACCGCGCCGCGGAGAAGACGCGCCGCGCCTCGGCCCCGCTCGTCCGCGGCGACGGGGCGGAGATCGACGTCGGACCGGAGTGGGGCGCGGAGGCCGAGGCGCGCTCGCCGCTCGCCGCGCTCGAGGCGGAGGAGCTGCGGCGGCGCCTGCTCGACTGCTTCCGCGCGCTGCCCGGCCCCTGGCGGGTCGTCCTCGCGCTGCGCGACGCGGAGGAGCTGCCGTACGAGGAGATCGCCGCGCGGGCCGACCTCGCCTTGGGAACGGTCCGCTCGCGCCTCGCCCGCGCGCGGCTGCGGCTCAAGGAGTGCGTCGAGCGCGGGGCGGCCGGGACGGCGGGACAATGAAGACGCGCGGCGCGTGGCGCGCGCGCAGCGAGGCGGAACGATGATGCGCGAGCCTCATCCGACCGAACTCCTCTCGGCCTACTTCGACCGCGAGCTCTCGCGCGTCGAGCGGGCGCGGATCGAGTCCCATCTCGCGGGGTGCGACGAGTGCCGCGCGCTGCTCGACGACTGGGAGCGGCTCGCCGCGGCGCAGCGCGGCGACGTGCCGCCCGTGCCGGAACGGCTCGCCGCGCGGATCGAGGAGCGGGTCTTCGGGGCGCGTCCGGCGCCGCGGCCGCGGCGGACGTTCGGCTGGGTGCGGCAGGTCTCGCTCGCCGCGGCGGCGCTGGTCGTGGTCGGCGTCGTCGCCGGGTACTTCGCGCTGCGCGGCGGTCCGGGGACGGGCGGGGAGGTCGGCGCGCCGGTCCCGGGCGCGCCCGCGCGGCCCGTCGCCGGCGAGGCGACCGCGCCGCCTCCGCCTCCGGCGACGCGGGAGACGGCGTTGGCGCCGAAGCGC
This region of bacterium genomic DNA includes:
- a CDS encoding zf-HC2 domain-containing protein; its protein translation is MMREPHPTELLSAYFDRELSRVERARIESHLAGCDECRALLDDWERLAAAQRGDVPPVPERLAARIEERVFGARPAPRPRRTFGWVRQVSLAAAALVVVGVVAGYFALRGGPGTGGEVGAPVPGAPARPVAGEATAPPPPPATRETALAPKRGPNVEARAPQAEAAGAAKGAFAPAPPLPVAAPEAASSAAEEAAPAAAGGAAARTP
- a CDS encoding sigma-70 family RNA polymerase sigma factor; protein product: MSGTRGAGRPLEEDALLARARAGDRDAFGLLVERHLAHVWRVAFRIVRDEADAEDVAQETFLAAWRALATFRGEALFSTWLHRIAVARALNHLDRAAEKTRRASAPLVRGDGAEIDVGPEWGAEAEARSPLAALEAEELRRRLLDCFRALPGPWRVVLALRDAEELPYEEIAARADLALGTVRSRLARARLRLKECVERGAAGTAGQ